The genomic window GTCGACAGGGATACTTCTTCTTCCCGCTGCTGCTCGGCGAGGGCGTCAACCTGCACGTGCACTCGTTCAAGGTGCTGCTGACCAAGGAGAAGATCGAGGGCCGTGCGCTTGAGATCTCGCTGATCGCGACGCGCATGGTGCTCTACTTCGGCGCCGTCTTCTTCTTCCTTCCCGTCGGGATGGCCTTCGCCTTCATCGGCGTGCAGATGGCCGTCTTCGGCCTCTACATGGGCTCGTCGTTCGCGCCGAACCACAAGGGCATGCCGATCATCCCCGAGGGCGCCAAGGTCGACTTCCTCAGCAAGCAGGTGCTCACCTCGCGCAACATCACGGGTCGCTTCTCGACCGCGTTCATGGGCGGCCTGAACTACCAGATCGAGCACCACCTCTTCCCGAGCATGGCGAGGCCGCACCTGCGTGCCGCGTCGAAGCTGGTCAAGGCGCACTGCGCCGCGCACGAGATCCCCTACCAGGAGACGACGGCCGTCAAGTCGTACGGCATCGTCATCCGCTACCTGAACCGCGTCGGCCTCGCCGCGGGCGGCGACCCCTTCGACTGCCCGGCCGCGGCCCAGCTCCGCCCCCGCTGAGCGACGCACGGTCCTGAGTGCGACGGCGCCTTTCCCCCAGGGGGCAGGCGCCGTCGTGCTGTCCGGCTCGGCGGCTAGCCCTGCGGCGTCGGCCAGGCCTCGAGCTGCCAGCCGAGCCACGGGCTGAACGCGAACGGCGTCGCGGCGACCGCGTCGCGCAGCGCCGCCGGGTCGGTCCAGGCCCACTCGGCCACCTCGTCGGGCGACGGGTCGGGCACGCCGACCGCGCGTGCGGTGAACACGGGGCAGATCTCGTTCTCCACCACGCCGGAGGCGTCGGTCGCGAGGTACCGGAACTCCGGCAGCACGCTGGTCACGTCCGTGACCTCGATGCCGAGCTCCTGCGAGGCGCGCCGGGCCACCGCCTCCTCGGGGGTCTCGCCCGGTGCGGGGTGTCCGCAGAACGAGTTCGTCCAGACGCCGGGCCAGGTCTTCTTCGACAGGGCGCGACGGGTCACGAGCACGCGGCCGCGGTCGTCGAGCACGTGGCAGCTGAAGGCGAGGTGCAGCGGCGTCGTCGCCGTGTGCACAGTCGCCTTGAGGTGCGTGCCGCAGGGCTCGCCGGCCTCGTCGAGCAGTACCACGAGCTCGTCGCCGCCGCTCGCGACGGGGCTGCGGAGCGCCTGGGGATGCACGGAGGTCTCGGGTGTCATGAGAGGTAGTCTGCCCTGGTGAGCGGTGAACACCAGCGTGCGGCGGCGCACGACCGGCAGGGCCGCGTCGACGGCGACCTCGTCGAGCGTGAGGCGCGAGACCAGTCCCGTGTCGACGCCGTGCTCGACGACTTCTTCCGGCTGGCCAAGCGCCGGGCCGAGTCGGTCGGCTACCGGTACGTCGACCTCTGGAAGGTCCTCGAGCGCAACACCAGCGGCGGCAAGCGGTTCCGCCCCCGCATGGTCTTCACGACCTACACGGCCCTCGGCGGCCGCGACGACGAGGCCGCGGCCCGCGTCGGCGCCGCCTTCGAGCTGCTGCACACCGCGCTGATCGTCCACGACGACGTCATCGACCGCGACTTCTCCCGCCGCGGCATCCCCAACGTCTCGGGCAGCTACCGCGACGAGGCGACCACGGCGGGCATCCCCACGCCGACCGCCGAGCACCGCGGCATGTCGGCCGCCGTGATCGCGGGCGACCTGGCGCTGACGGGTGCGAGCCGCCTCCTCTTGCAGGTGCCCTGCGACGGCCCGGTCCAGGCGCGTCTCCTCGACCTGCTCGACGAGGCCGTCTTCGTCAGCGCCGGCGGCGAGATGATCGACGTCGAGCTCTCGCTCTCGGACGACCTGCCGACCGTCGACGAGATCCTCGACATGGAGCGCGCGAAGACCGCCGTCTACTCGTTCGAGGCGCCGCTGCAGGCCGGCGCCGTGCTGGCCCAGGCTCCGGAGGCGGTCGTCAGGGCCCTGGGCGAGTTCGGCCGCGAGGTCGGCGTCGCGTACCAGGTCGTCGACGACCTGCTCGGCGTCTTCGGCACGCAGTCCGACACCGGCAAGACCACGCTGGGCGACCTCCGCGAGGGCAAGCGCACGGTGCTCGTCGCGCACGCGGCCACGACGGACGACTGGTTCGGCATCCAGCCCTTCATCGGCAAGGCCGACCTGTCCGAGGCCGAGGCCGAGGTGGTGCGCGGCCGGCTCGAGGCCTGCGGCGCGCGGCGCTTCGCCGAGCAGCTCGTCGAGGAACATGCGCGACGCGCCCTCGACGTGCTCGACGGGCCCGACGTCGGCGGGGCCCTGCGCGACGCGCTCGCTCCTCTCGTCCAGGTCGTGCTGGAGCGCGTGCGATGACCGGTCTCTCGCTCTACGACGCGACCGCCGACGGCACCGCGTCCGGCGTCATCCGCCGCTACTCCACGTCGTTCGGGCTCGCCTCGAGGCTGCTCGGCCCGGCCGTGCGCCAGCACGTCGAGAACGTCTACGCGCTCGTGCGGGTCGCCGACGAGGTCGTCGACGGGCCGGCGACGGAGGCGGGCCTGACGGCAGACGAGTCACGTCGCTGCCTCGACGAGCTCGAGGCCGAGACCGAGCGCGCGATGGCGCAGGGCTTCAGCGCCAACCTCGTCGTGCACGCCTTCGCGCGCACCGCGCGGGCGACCGGCTTCGGCGCCGAGCTGACCCGCCCGTTCTTCGAGTCGATGCGCGCCGACCTGAGCGCGAGCGAGCACGACCAGGAGTCGTTCGACCGCTACGTGCACGGCTCGGCCGAGGTCGTCGGGCTGATGTGCCTGCGCGCTTTCCTCGTCGGCCACAGCTACCCGGACTCGACGAGGGCCCTGCTCGACGAGGGCGCCACGCGGCTCGGGGCGGCGTTCCAGAAGGTGAACTTCCTCCGCGACCTCGCGGCCGACTTCGAGCACCTGGGACGCAGCTACTTCCCCGGTGTCGACGTGACGACCTTCGACGAGGCCACGAAGCTGCGGCTCGTCGCCGACATCGACGACGACCTCCGCGTCTCGGGCGAGGTGATCCCCGTGCTGCCTGCCTCGTCGCGCCGCGCGGTGGCGCTCGCCCACGGCCTGTTCGCCGAGCTGAACCGGCGTCTCGAGGCGACCCCCGCCTCCTCGCTCATCAGGGCGCGCGTCCGCGTGCCCGATCCCGTCAAGGTGCGGATCGCGCTGCAGGCCACGGCCGGCCGCGTCGCCTCCGTCCCCGACCACCGAACCCCACCTCCTGGAGCATCCCTGTGACGACCCCCTGGCTGAAGCGTGCCGTCGGCGACACGAGCGTCGAGCGGCACGGCCGCCGGGTGGTCGTGATCGGCGGCGGCATCTCCGGGCTCGCGAGCGCCGCGCTGCTCGCCCGCGAGGGGCACGACGTCACCGTGCTCGAGAAGAACGACCAGGTCGGCGGTCGCGCGGGCAGCTGGGAGCAGGACGGCTTCCGCTTCGACCTCGGCCCGAGCTGGTACCTGATGCCCGAGGTGTTCGACCACTTCTTCAGGCTCATGGGCACGTCGGCCGACGAGCAGCTCGACCTCGTGCCGCTCGACCCCGGGTACCGCGTGCTGTTCGAGCCCGGAGCGGACGGCACCCGAGAGGAGCCGATCGTCGTGCCGCGCGGCCTCGAGGAGAACATCGCGCTCTTCGACGGGATCGAGCCGGGCAGCGGCGACCGCATGCGCGGCTACCTGCGGTCGGCGCGCGACACCTACGAGCTCGCCAAGCAGCGGTTCCTCTACACGAGCTTCGAGACCGTCGGCCCGCTGCTGCGCGGCGACGTCGTCGTGCGGCTGCCGAAGCTCGGCCGGCTGCTGCTGCAGGATCTGGACGCGTTCGCGTCGCGCGCCGTGAAGGAGCCGCGCCTGCGGCAGATCCTCGGCTACCCGGCCGTGTTCCTCGGGTCGTCGCCCTTCGCGACCCCGAGCATGTACCACCTGATGAGCACGCTCGACCTCGACGACGGCGTGCTCTACCCGCAGGGCGGCCTGACGACGGTGATCCAGCGCATCGCGGCGGTCGCCGAGGAGGCGGGAGTCCGCATCGTCACCGAGGCTCCCGTCACCCGTGTCCTCACGTCGCCGGGGCCAGGGCGCTCCGCCGTCGTGCGCGGCGTCGAGCACGGCGACGCCGACGGCGGGCAGCACGTGCTCGAGGCCGACGTGGTCGTGGGCGCTGCCGACCTCGAGCACCTCGAGACGCAGCTGCTGCCCGAGGGGCTGCGCACCTACGACTCCGACTACTGGGCCACCCGCGACCCCGGGCCGAGCGCCCTGCTGCTGTACCTGGGCGTCGAGGGCGAGGTGCCGGAGCTCGAGCACCACACGCTGTTCTTCGCCCGCGACTGGCACGAGAACTTCGACCGCATCTTCGGCGACGACAAGCGCATCCCCGACCCGCCCTCGCTCTACGTCTGCAAGCCGAGCACGGTCGACCCGTCGACGGCGCCCGCCGGGCACACGAACCTGTTCGTGCTCGTGCCGCTGCCCGCCGACCCGGCCCTCGGCCGCGGCGACGTCGGCGGCGACGGGGACCCGCTGATCGAGCGGCTCGCCGACCAGGTGATCGAGCAGATCGCCGACTGGGCCGGGATCCCCGACCTCGCGTCGCGCGTCGTCCTTCGCCGCACGCGAGGGCCGCGCGACTTCGTCGACGACGTCAACGCGTGGAGCGGCAGCATGCTCGGCCCGGCGCACACGCTCTCGCAGAGCGCGATGTTCCGCGCCGGCAACACCTCCGAGCACGTGCAGGGCCTGTTCTACGCGGGCGGGTCGGTGCGACCGGGCATCGGCCTGCCGATGTGCCTGATCAGCGCCGAGATCCTGCTCAAGAACATGCGCGGCGACACGAGCACGGGGCCGGTGGCCGAGCCGGTCGTGGGCGCGCGCGCGGGCGCGGGATCCGGGGTCACGCCCGGCGCGAGCGGCGACGCCTGATGGGCTTCGCGTACCTGATCGCCCTGCTGATCTCGATCTTCGGCATGGCGATGCTCGACCGGCGCTTCGGCCTGTTCTTCTGGCGGGACGGCTGGCGTGCGTTCGTCACGCTGCTCGTCGGTGTCGTGTTCTTCCTCATCTGGGACATCGTCGGCATCGACGCGGGCGTCTTCTTCCGCGGCGAGACGTCGTTCATGACGGGCGTGCAGCTGGCGCCCGAGCTGCCCGTCGAAGAGGTCTTCTTCCTCGTGCTGCTCTGCTGGCTCACGATGAACCTGCTCGCCGGCTCGCGCCTCGTGCTCGACGCGCTCGAGCGACGCCGGGCCGCGTCGGCCGCCATCTCGACGGGTGGTGACCGCTCGTGACCTACTGGGCGATCAACGCGGTGTTCCTCGGGCTCGTGGCCGTGACGGCGGGGGCCGCGCTGCTGCTGAGCTGGGCGCGCACCCGGTCGACCCGCGCCTCCTCAGCCCGTGGCTCGCTCGCGCCCGTGGTGCGCGCCGCCGGTCTCTCGACGGCGGTGCTGCTCGTGATGACGGCCGTCTTCGACAACGTCATGATCGGCGTCGGGCTCGTCGGCTACGACGAGTCGCGGATCAGCGGCGCCTTCGTCGGCATCGCTCCGCTCGAGGACTTCGCCTACGCGGTCGCGGCGCTCGTGCTGCTGCCGAGCGTCTGGACGCTGCTCGGGTCGCGCCGCGAGACGGAGGCCGCGAAGGCCGCGAGGGCGTCCCGTCGCGCCGGCAGCGGCGCCGGCACCAGCACGGCAGACGCCGAGGAGGCGCGGTGACCGCGACCCTGAGGGCCCTGTTCTGGTCGTCCCGGCCCCTCAGCTGGATCAACACGGCGTTCCCGTTCGCGGCGGCGTACATACTGACCGCGGCCAGTGCGCCGCAGGTCGTGGCCGACGGCGCGTACGTGCCGCTCTCGCAGGTGCAGCAGGCGACGGCTGAGGGCACCTCGGCCACCATCGTCTTCAGCGGGCCGAGCCCCGCCTTCGACTTCGCGCAGGTTGACTGGCTCGTCGCGGTCGTCGGGATCCTGTTCTTCCTGGTGCCGTACAACCTCGCGATGTACGGCATCAACGACGTCTTCGACTACGAGAGCGACCTGCGGAACCCGCGCAAGGGCGGGGTCGAGGGCGCCCTGCTCGACCGGAGCATGCACCGCACGACCCTCTGGGCGGCCGTGCTCACGTGCCTGCCGTTCGTGCTGTTCCTCGTGGCGGTGGGCAGCCCGCTCAGCTGGCTGGTGCTCGCCGTCAGCCTGTTCGCGGTCGTGGCCTACTCGGCGAAGGGCCTGCGCTTCAAGGAGCGACCGTTCGTCGACTCAGTCACGTCGAGCACGCACTTCGTCAGCCCGGCCGTCTACGGCCTCGTGCTCGCCGGGGCCACCTTCACCCCGCAGCTCTGGGCGCTGCTCGGGGCGTTCTTCCTCTGGGGCGCGGCCAGCCACGCCTTCGGCGCCGTGCAGGACGTCATCGCCGACCGCGAGGGCGGCATCGCGTCGATCGCGACCGTGATCGGCGCCCGCACCACGGTCCGGCTCGCGGTGGTCGCCTACCTGCTCGCGGGCATCCTGCTCACCTTCACCGACGCTCCCGGCCCGTTCGCAGCGATCATCCCCGTGGCGTACGCCCTCAACTGCGCCCCCTGGTGGAACATCACCGACGCCGAGGCCGAGGGCGCGAACAAGGGCTGGAAGCGGTTCCTCTGGCTCAACTTCGTGTCGGGCTTCGTCACGACGATGCTGCTGATCGGGTGGGTGGCCCTGCGCTAGCTGCAGCCGCCTCCCTCGCCAGCCTCCTCATCCGCCGAGGTTGGCGGCGGCCCTCCGCAGCACGCGCAGCGCCGTCTCGCGGTCGTCGGCAGTGACGCCGGCGAAGGCGTCCGCGCCGATGCCGAGCACCACGTCGCGCAGCTTCGCGTGCGCCGCCGTGCCCCGCTCGGTGAGCGAGTGGCGGCTGGCGCCGAGGCCGTCGGTCTCGACCGCGACCCAGCCGCTCTCGACGAGCTCGCCGAGGTCGTCGACCAGCGACTGGTCGTCGTCGGCCGGTCCGTCCGCCGACGCGGTCGAGCCGCTCGCAGCCGCGAGGGACTCGTCGGCGCCGGGCTGGACGCCGCGCTCGAGGGCCTCGAGCACCTGCCACTGACGGCGCGTCACGCCGTGTTCGTCGAGCGCCTCGGCGAACCGCTGGTCGAGCAGCCTCTCTACCCGGGTCAGCCACCAGCCGACCGGCCGGTCGTCGTCGCGCGTCGGCTGGTCGTCCTCTGGCCCTGGCGCAGCCGTGCGCGGGTCGTCGTCGGAGCTCCGTCGGTCCATGCGCGGCATCGTACGCCCGACGTTCACCTCGTCGAAAGGTGCGCGCCCTAGCGTCCGCAGGGTGAGCTCGCGAGCGCCCTGGACCACCGCCTCCTCGTCCCGTCGCGCCCGCGAGGGCCTGGGCCACCTGGGCCGGGTCTGGGAGCTGTTCCGCCAGCAGCCCCGCGCGATCTGGTGGACCTTCGCGGCCCTGCACGCCGCCGTCTTCGTCGCCCTGACCCCGCTGATGCTGCGAGGAGGCGCGGAGGGCGACCTGCCCCTGTACCGCACCTGGGCCACCGGAGCCCTCAGCGAAGGGCGCTGGCCCGTCATGGACTTCGCCTGGGTCTACCCGGCCGGCGCGCTGCTGCCCGTCGTGCTGCCGAACGTGCTGGGCGAGTCGCTCTACCAGCTCGTCTGGCTCGTGCTGGTGACCGCGGCGAACGCCGCCTCCCTCTGGCTGCTCACCGACCGCGGACGCCGCACGGTCGACGCCCCGGCGGCGTGGTGGTGGCTGCTCGTGCTGTTCCTGCTGAGCCCGGTCGCGTTCCTCAGGCTCGAGGCGTTCAGCGCCCCCGCCGTGGTCGCGGCCCTGCTGCTGCTCGCCACCCGGCCCCGCGTCGCCGGCGCCCTGCTCGCCGCGGCGACCTGGGTGAAGGTCTGGCCGGCGGCCGTCATCGCGGCGGTCGTGGTCGCGAGCCGAGGCCGTGCGGCCGTCGTGCGGGCCTGCCTCTGGGTGACGCTCGTCGTCGTCGCGGTCGTCGCCGTCGGGGGCGGCCTCTCGTCGGTCGACAGCTTCGTCACGATGCAGTCCGACCGGGCGCTGCAGCTCGAGGCGCCGCTCGCGACCCCGTGGCTGTGGATGGCGATGCTGGGGTTGCCGGGCGCCTCCGTGTACGAGAACGTCGGCCTCGCGACCCGAGAGGTGATGGGGCCGGGCGACACCTGGGCGGTGCACGGCAGCACACAGGCCATGGGCGTCGTGATGATCGCGCTCGTCGGGCTGCTGGCGGTCGCGGCGGCCGGGCGGGCACGGGCCGGTCGTTCCCAGGCGGGTCGTGCCGGGCGCAGCTCCCCTGACGACAGCGGCAGCGGCACAAGCACCGGAACCGGCACCGGGCACGAGTCGCGCCTCGTCCTGCTGGGCGCGCTGACGCTCACGATCACGCTGATCGTCTTCAACAAGGTGGGCTCGCCCCAGTACGTCCTGTGGATCGCGCCGGTCGTCGCGGCGGGCCTGTGGGCGGATGCCGCCGCGTTCCGCACCCCGGCGCGGATCGTCGCGTGGGCGGCCGGGCTGACGACGCTGGTGTTCCCCGTGCTGTACCTGCCGTTGATCGACCTGAACCCCGTGGCCGTGGCGGTGCTCGGTGCGCGCAACGTGCTGCTGGTCGCGCTCTTCGGCTGGTGCGTGCTGCGCCTGGTCGAGGAGGCGATGGCCGCGTGGGGCCGTGAGCTCCCGCCCCGCTGGTGGTCGCGACGGGTGCGGTCGGTCCCCGTCGCCGTCCTGGCGGACGCGACCGCCGCCTCCTCGGCCCCTTCGCTGCCCGTCGTCCACAGCCGGGGTCGTCGTCCCTCCTCCTGAGAGCCCGTCGTTGTACCCCTGGCCGCGTCGCCGCACTGGGAATCTGGTCTCTGTCCGGGGGTCTGTGCCAGCGTTGGTGTCCTGGGCCGCTGGGGCCCGGTCGACCTCGAACTGAATGGAGCACTCATGAAGGGCAAGATCCTCTTCGTCGCCGGAGCAGCTGTGGGCTACGTGCTGGGAGCACGTGCCGGACGCGGGGCCTACGTCAAGATCAAGTCGCAGGCCGAGAGCCTGTGGGAGAACCCCTCCGTGCAGAAGACGGTCCACCAGGCCGAGGGCTTCGTCAAGGAGAACGCCCCGGTCGTGGGCAAGAAGCTGCAGGACGCCGCCGGCGACGCCGCCTCGAGGGCCAAGTCCGTCGCCTCGAAGGCGTCCGACAAGGCCGACGACGTGAAGGACAACGCCAAGAGCGCCGCGTCCGACGCTGCCCGCTCCGACAGCGAGGGCGCCGCGAAGCTGCCCGGGGTGAACGTCGGTGAGTGACCTCAAGGCACCGGAACAGAGCACCAAGAAGTCGCTCGGCTCGCTGCTCGGCAGCCTGCCCGAGCTCATCTCTCGTCTCGTCAGGGGCGAGATCCAGCTCGCCAAGACCGAGCTCGTCACCAAGCTGAAGGAGGCGGGGGTCGGCGCAGGGCTGCTGGTCGGCGCCGCGCTCTTCGGCTTCTTCCTGCTCGCCGTGCTGATCACCGCCGGCGTGCTGGGGCTCGCCACCGTGGTGGCGCCGTGGCTGGCCGCGCTGATCGTGGCGGCCGTGCTGTTGGTGATCACCGGCGTGCTCGCGCTGCTGGGCGTGAAGGCGCTCAAGAAGGGCGTCCCGCCCGTGCCACAGCAGGCCGTCGACAGCGTCAAGGCCGACGTGGCCGCGCTGAAGGGGACCAGCACCAAGGGCACGAGCACCAAGGGGGCGAGCGACTGATGAGCGACGACAAGAGCGAGCAGAAGCCCGGTCCTCGCGAGGGCGCGAGCATCCCCGAGATCGAGCTGGACATCGCTCGCACCCGCGAGCAGTTCAAGGAGACCCTCGACGCCATCGAGGACAAGCTGAGCGTGCCGGCTCACGCCCGGCGGCTCAAGGCGAGCGTGAAGCGTCGTCTCGACGACGACCCGGCGCCCGTGATCGCCACGGCGGCCGCGGGGGTGGCCGGCGTCGCCGCGATCGTCGCCGGCGTCGTCAAGATCGCCCGCCGCTGAGCCGGCACTCGGCGCGACGCTGACGGACGGCAGGGGGCGCGCCTCCTGCCGTCTTCAGCATCACCGGCACCGCATCCGGCCGCCCGGCGACACCAAGCCGGCAAGGCACCCCACCCGGCAACACCCCTCTCCGCATCACCTCTCGTCCACAGGACAGGAACACGAGACCCCATGGCACAGACCAGCACGCGCCGGGACCAGACGGCGCCCGAGCCGAACGACTCGCGCAAGCCCGACAGCCCCGACGACCTGCACGCCCGGTCGTGGGGCTACGTGCTGAAGAAGACCCTGCGCGAGTTCGGCTCCGACCAGTGCACCGACCTGGCGGCGTCCCTGACGTACTACGCCGTGCTGGCGATCTTCCCCGGCCTGCTGGCGATCGTCGCTCTGCTGGGCGTGGTCGGCCAGGCCGGGCCGACGACCGACGCCGTCCTCGAGCTCCTGACGCAGCTCGGCGGCGCCTCCGTGGCCGCCACCCTGCGCGGCCCCATCCAGGAGCTGATCGGCTCGCAGGCGGCGGGCTTCGCCCTCGTCGCCGGTGTGCTCGGCGCGCTCTGGTCGGCCTCGGGCTACGTCGGCGGCTTCGGCCGCGCGATGAACCGCATCTACAACGTCGACGAGGGGCGCCCGATCTGGAAGCTCCGTCCGACCATGCTCGCCATCACGGCCTTCACCGTGGTGCTGATCGTCGTCGCGGGGCTCATCCTCGTGCTGAGCGGCGACGTCGCGCAGACGGTCGGCGACGTGGTCGGCCTCGGCTCGACGACGGTCTTCGTCTGGGGCATCGTCAAGTGGCCGGTGCTGCTGGTCATCGTCGTGGTGGTCGTCGCGGTGCTCTACTACTTCTCGCCGAACATCCGCCAGCCGAAGTTCCGCTGGATGAGCCTCGGCTCGGTCACGGCGATCGTCATCTGGGGCCTCGCCAGCGCCGGCTTCGGCTTCTACGTGGCGAACTTCTCGAACTACAACAAGACGTACGGCTCGCTCGGTGCCGTCATCGTGTTCCTCCTGTGGCTCTGGATCACCAACCTCGCGCTGCTCTTCGGCGCGGAGTTCGACGCCGAGATCGAGCGAGGCCGCGAGCTGCAGGCCGGCATGAAGGCCGAGAAGGACATCCTGCTGCCGCCCCGCGACACCGCCCAGAGCGAGAAGAAGCAGGCCGTCGCGGCCCAGGACGAGCTCGACGGCCTGCGGCTGCGCCAGGCGGCCGCCGAGTCGATCGAGCGGCAGGAGGCGGAGGAGGAGCGCGCGGGCCACGGTCGTCGTGGCGACGAC from Frigoribacterium sp. PvP032 includes these protein-coding regions:
- a CDS encoding acyl-CoA desaturase is translated as MSVIAPPTGASGPVSSGFRPTVAGRASKPTSTYSALLASVREAGLLRRRTGFYVTVFAILVACLGGAATGFVLLGSSWFQLLIAAALGIILTQFAFLTHEAAHRQVFDSGTRNDKVGRVLAAGVVGMSYAWWMSKHTRHHANPNTKGKDPDIAFDTVSFLEEDAAKQTGLMKHLTRRQGYFFFPLLLGEGVNLHVHSFKVLLTKEKIEGRALEISLIATRMVLYFGAVFFFLPVGMAFAFIGVQMAVFGLYMGSSFAPNHKGMPIIPEGAKVDFLSKQVLTSRNITGRFSTAFMGGLNYQIEHHLFPSMARPHLRAASKLVKAHCAAHEIPYQETTAVKSYGIVIRYLNRVGLAAGGDPFDCPAAAQLRPR
- the idi gene encoding isopentenyl-diphosphate Delta-isomerase; this translates as MTPETSVHPQALRSPVASGGDELVVLLDEAGEPCGTHLKATVHTATTPLHLAFSCHVLDDRGRVLVTRRALSKKTWPGVWTNSFCGHPAPGETPEEAVARRASQELGIEVTDVTSVLPEFRYLATDASGVVENEICPVFTARAVGVPDPSPDEVAEWAWTDPAALRDAVAATPFAFSPWLGWQLEAWPTPQG
- a CDS encoding polyprenyl synthetase family protein, coding for MSGEHQRAAAHDRQGRVDGDLVEREARDQSRVDAVLDDFFRLAKRRAESVGYRYVDLWKVLERNTSGGKRFRPRMVFTTYTALGGRDDEAAARVGAAFELLHTALIVHDDVIDRDFSRRGIPNVSGSYRDEATTAGIPTPTAEHRGMSAAVIAGDLALTGASRLLLQVPCDGPVQARLLDLLDEAVFVSAGGEMIDVELSLSDDLPTVDEILDMERAKTAVYSFEAPLQAGAVLAQAPEAVVRALGEFGREVGVAYQVVDDLLGVFGTQSDTGKTTLGDLREGKRTVLVAHAATTDDWFGIQPFIGKADLSEAEAEVVRGRLEACGARRFAEQLVEEHARRALDVLDGPDVGGALRDALAPLVQVVLERVR
- a CDS encoding phytoene/squalene synthase family protein, which produces MTGLSLYDATADGTASGVIRRYSTSFGLASRLLGPAVRQHVENVYALVRVADEVVDGPATEAGLTADESRRCLDELEAETERAMAQGFSANLVVHAFARTARATGFGAELTRPFFESMRADLSASEHDQESFDRYVHGSAEVVGLMCLRAFLVGHSYPDSTRALLDEGATRLGAAFQKVNFLRDLAADFEHLGRSYFPGVDVTTFDEATKLRLVADIDDDLRVSGEVIPVLPASSRRAVALAHGLFAELNRRLEATPASSLIRARVRVPDPVKVRIALQATAGRVASVPDHRTPPPGASL
- the crtI gene encoding phytoene desaturase family protein — its product is MTTPWLKRAVGDTSVERHGRRVVVIGGGISGLASAALLAREGHDVTVLEKNDQVGGRAGSWEQDGFRFDLGPSWYLMPEVFDHFFRLMGTSADEQLDLVPLDPGYRVLFEPGADGTREEPIVVPRGLEENIALFDGIEPGSGDRMRGYLRSARDTYELAKQRFLYTSFETVGPLLRGDVVVRLPKLGRLLLQDLDAFASRAVKEPRLRQILGYPAVFLGSSPFATPSMYHLMSTLDLDDGVLYPQGGLTTVIQRIAAVAEEAGVRIVTEAPVTRVLTSPGPGRSAVVRGVEHGDADGGQHVLEADVVVGAADLEHLETQLLPEGLRTYDSDYWATRDPGPSALLLYLGVEGEVPELEHHTLFFARDWHENFDRIFGDDKRIPDPPSLYVCKPSTVDPSTAPAGHTNLFVLVPLPADPALGRGDVGGDGDPLIERLADQVIEQIADWAGIPDLASRVVLRRTRGPRDFVDDVNAWSGSMLGPAHTLSQSAMFRAGNTSEHVQGLFYAGGSVRPGIGLPMCLISAEILLKNMRGDTSTGPVAEPVVGARAGAGSGVTPGASGDA
- a CDS encoding lycopene cyclase domain-containing protein, which gives rise to MGFAYLIALLISIFGMAMLDRRFGLFFWRDGWRAFVTLLVGVVFFLIWDIVGIDAGVFFRGETSFMTGVQLAPELPVEEVFFLVLLCWLTMNLLAGSRLVLDALERRRAASAAISTGGDRS
- a CDS encoding lycopene cyclase domain-containing protein — its product is MTYWAINAVFLGLVAVTAGAALLLSWARTRSTRASSARGSLAPVVRAAGLSTAVLLVMTAVFDNVMIGVGLVGYDESRISGAFVGIAPLEDFAYAVAALVLLPSVWTLLGSRRETEAAKAARASRRAGSGAGTSTADAEEAR
- a CDS encoding prenyltransferase, which produces MTATLRALFWSSRPLSWINTAFPFAAAYILTAASAPQVVADGAYVPLSQVQQATAEGTSATIVFSGPSPAFDFAQVDWLVAVVGILFFLVPYNLAMYGINDVFDYESDLRNPRKGGVEGALLDRSMHRTTLWAAVLTCLPFVLFLVAVGSPLSWLVLAVSLFAVVAYSAKGLRFKERPFVDSVTSSTHFVSPAVYGLVLAGATFTPQLWALLGAFFLWGAASHAFGAVQDVIADREGGIASIATVIGARTTVRLAVVAYLLAGILLTFTDAPGPFAAIIPVAYALNCAPWWNITDAEAEGANKGWKRFLWLNFVSGFVTTMLLIGWVALR
- a CDS encoding MarR family winged helix-turn-helix transcriptional regulator; the encoded protein is MDRRSSDDDPRTAAPGPEDDQPTRDDDRPVGWWLTRVERLLDQRFAEALDEHGVTRRQWQVLEALERGVQPGADESLAAASGSTASADGPADDDQSLVDDLGELVESGWVAVETDGLGASRHSLTERGTAAHAKLRDVVLGIGADAFAGVTADDRETALRVLRRAAANLGG
- a CDS encoding glycosyltransferase 87 family protein, which produces MSSRAPWTTASSSRRAREGLGHLGRVWELFRQQPRAIWWTFAALHAAVFVALTPLMLRGGAEGDLPLYRTWATGALSEGRWPVMDFAWVYPAGALLPVVLPNVLGESLYQLVWLVLVTAANAASLWLLTDRGRRTVDAPAAWWWLLVLFLLSPVAFLRLEAFSAPAVVAALLLLATRPRVAGALLAAATWVKVWPAAVIAAVVVASRGRAAVVRACLWVTLVVVAVVAVGGGLSSVDSFVTMQSDRALQLEAPLATPWLWMAMLGLPGASVYENVGLATREVMGPGDTWAVHGSTQAMGVVMIALVGLLAVAAAGRARAGRSQAGRAGRSSPDDSGSGTSTGTGTGHESRLVLLGALTLTITLIVFNKVGSPQYVLWIAPVVAAGLWADAAAFRTPARIVAWAAGLTTLVFPVLYLPLIDLNPVAVAVLGARNVLLVALFGWCVLRLVEEAMAAWGRELPPRWWSRRVRSVPVAVLADATAASSAPSLPVVHSRGRRPSS
- a CDS encoding YtxH domain-containing protein, yielding MKGKILFVAGAAVGYVLGARAGRGAYVKIKSQAESLWENPSVQKTVHQAEGFVKENAPVVGKKLQDAAGDAASRAKSVASKASDKADDVKDNAKSAASDAARSDSEGAAKLPGVNVGE
- a CDS encoding phage holin family protein; its protein translation is MSDLKAPEQSTKKSLGSLLGSLPELISRLVRGEIQLAKTELVTKLKEAGVGAGLLVGAALFGFFLLAVLITAGVLGLATVVAPWLAALIVAAVLLVITGVLALLGVKALKKGVPPVPQQAVDSVKADVAALKGTSTKGTSTKGASD
- a CDS encoding DUF3618 domain-containing protein is translated as MSDDKSEQKPGPREGASIPEIELDIARTREQFKETLDAIEDKLSVPAHARRLKASVKRRLDDDPAPVIATAAAGVAGVAAIVAGVVKIARR